In Corynebacterium sp. P4-C1, the sequence TGGTCCACGCCTCCGGGTACTCACCGATGCCGACCTGGGCTGTGGCCGCGGACCAGGTGGCGAACGACTCGTTGAGCCACAGATCGTCCCACCACTTCATGGTGACCAAGTCGCCGAACCACATGTGGGCCATCTCGTGGAGGATGGTGTCGTTGCGGCGTTCGAGGCGGTAGGGGGTCGGCTCGGACGTGAACACGTACTCGTCGCGGTAGGTCACCGCACCGACGTGCTCCATCGCGCCCATGTTGTATTCGGGGCAGAAGATCTGGTCGTATTTGTCGCCGAACGGGTAGGTGCGGCCGAATTTCTCGTGGTAAAAGTCGAAGCCGTTCTTCGTCTGCTCGAACAGGCGCTCCGAGTCCATGTGCGGAATAAGGCTCGCGCGGGCGTACAGACCCAGCTCGATCGTCCGCTCCTCGCCGTTGTCAGTGCACGTGTACGTGTCGGTGACGCGCTCAAATTCGCCGGCGCACACGCAAATGAGATACGTCGACAGCGGATAATCGATCGTCGTGCTGGTGGTGGCAGTGCCGTCGCCGTTGCCGGTGCGTTCCACAGCCTCGTTGAGCACCACGACATAGCGCTCCGGCGCGGTCACCGAAATCTCGTACGTCGCTTTGAGGTCGGGCTGGTCGAAGCACGCGAACGTGCGCATCGCCATCGCCGGCTCGAACTGCGTGTACAGGTAATCCTTGCCGTCAGCTGGATCGGTGAATTTGTGCAGGCCCTCGCCTGTGCGGGAATACGAGTGGGTGGAGTCGACCACCAGCTCGTGGGGGCCGGGGGAGAGGGGGAGGGAGCGGCCGTCGATAAGCGTGCCGTCGAGCGTTGCCTCGAAGTTGTCCGCGACGAGATCGAAAAACGTCTCTCCCTCTTTTGATTCAAATGTCACCGTCGTGCGGGCGGTGAAGGTGTCCGTGCCGGTGATGTCCAGCGCGATGCTGTAGTGCACCCCGCTGATCAACTCGGCGCGACGTTGGGCATCGGATCGCAGCAAATTCGTCTTCATGCAAACCAACGTACCGTTGTGGGCATCACCGATTTTTAGAGGAGTGGATTATGACTGAGCAAGTGACTTTCTGGTTCGACGTGGCATGCCCGTTCTGCTGGCAGACGTCCCGTTGGATGAAGGAAGTGGAGAAAGTCCGCGACGTGAACATCGAGTGGATCCCCATGTCGTTGTCCGTGCTCAACGACGGTGCGGACATCCCGGCCGATTACGCAAAGGCGATGGAGGCGAACTGGGGGCCGGCGCGCGTGTTCGCGAAGGTCAAAGCTGAGGCGCCGGAGAAGGTCGACGAGCTGTACACCGCCATGGGCACCCTCGTGCACCCCGGCGGCGAAGGCGGCAAGAAGGGCTACGGCGCGTACGACGAGATCATCGCGAAGGCTCTCGACGAGGTCGGGCTCGACGCCTCCTTCGCCGACGTGGCCAACACCGAGGAGTACGACGAGAAGCTGCGCGGCTACCACCAGGGCGCTATGGATGCCGTCGGCGATGAAGTGGGCACACCTGTGATCAAGCTGGGCGACACCGCCTTCTTCGGCCCCGTGATCACCCGCGTGCCGGAAGGCGAGGAGGCCGGCAAGCTCTTCGACCACGCTGTGGGCCTGGCGGACTTCCCGTACTTCTTCGAGCTCAAGCGCTCCCGCACCGAGGCACCGCAGGTCTAAACACCTGCAGCTACCCGAGCCCCGATCTTCTCGTAGGATCGGGGCATGCGTATTTACCTTGGAGCTGACCACGCCGGATTCGAGCGGAAGAATGAGATCGCCGAGCACCTGAAGGCCGCCGGCCACGAGGTGATCGACTGCGGCGCGCACGAGTACGACGCCGCGGACGATTACCCGGCGTTCTGCATCGCCGCCGCCGAGAAGACCGTCGCCGACCCGTCCTCGCTGGGCATCGTCCTGGGCGGCTCCGGCAACGGCGAGCAGATCGCCGCGAACAAGGTGAAGGGTGCCCGCTGCGCTCTCGCGTGGTCGGTGGAGACCGCGCAGCTGGCGCGCGAGCACAATAACGCCCAGCTCATTGGCATCGGTGGTCGCATGCACTCGCTCGAGGAGGCCCTGGCTATCGTCGACGCTTTCGTCGGCATCACTCCGGACCACCAGGTGGAGGAGCGCCACCAGCGCCGCATCGACATCCTCGCCCGCTACGAGGAGACCGGCGAGACCGAGGCGATCCCGGCACCGAAGACGCTGTAGTTCCCTGATTCTTAGCCTGACCCGCTCTTCGGAGCGGGTTTCGGGGTTTTCAGGGGTTTTCAGGGGTTTTCAGGGGTTTTCAGTGGGCGCTGAGTTTGAGTTAGTCCCGTTGTGCTCAGCGCGGTTAGTCCCGTCCGAAATAGCCTCCACAAAAGGCCAGGTCGGCTGTGACTGATGTGGCGTCACACTGCAACGGGACTAACTGCACCAATGGGGAGACGGAAATGTTCACTCAAGTGGACACTGTTTCCTCACACAACCTCCCCCGTAGAGGAATCATTGGCACGCGTGAGGGGGAAACACAGCAAACAGCAGGGGCTGAGCCTGCAGGAGATCCGGGAGATCGCAGCTGCTTTTCCTCGAGCGGCAGTCACGGGGCCTGCCGCCGCGGTGTGAAGCGTCCTGGTTTTCGTTCCGCTTATTTAACGCCCAACGTTTGAGCGCCTGATCGTTGATAGTAAGCGTCCTCCATCTCCTGTGGAGTGATATATCCTAGGGATTGATGAAGTCGCTGGTTGTTCCACCAGTGCACCCAGCGAAGGGTGGCAATCTCGACTTCACCGACCGATGCCCACGGCCGGTGGGGATAAATCAGCTCTGTTTTGTAGAGCCCGTTGACCGTTTCAGCCAACGCGTTGTCATAGGAGTCGCCAACGGTGCCGACAGACGGATCGATACCGGCCTGGGCGAGCGCTTCACCGTAACGGATCGACACATACTGCGAGCCGCGGTCACTGTGGTGGACAAGCCCTTCTGAGCGAAGATCACCAGCGTGATACAGGGCGTGCTCAAAGGCCTCCAGCGGCAGTTCATCGGTACGCATGCTCGCCCGGGTCGCGACACCGACGATCTTTCTGGAGTACACATCGGTGATAAACGCGGTGTAGGCAAAACCAGACAAGGTGCGTACATAGGTAATGTCAGCGACCCACAACCGGTGCGGTGCGGGGGCAGTGAAATCACGGTTGACCAGGTCAGGGCGGCAATCTGGCACGTTGGCCCGAAGCGTTGTCATCGGTGTGCGGCCACGCCTGCGGCCGTAAATGCCAGCTTGCTTCATCAAACGCGCGGTCTGATCACGACCGATGTTCCAGCCGGCGCGCTGCATGGCCTTCCACATCTTGCGGATCCCGTAGACGCTGAAGTTGTCCTCGTAGACCCTCACCAATTCAGGAATAAGCAGCGCATCTGACAAACTTCTCGCCGACGGTGCTCGTGTTTTCGCTGCTCGGTAACCGCGAGAGGTGATGAACCCACATTCTGTCTCTTTCAATGTGCGACAGATAGCCTCGACCCCGAAGCGATCGCGATACGCATCGATGTATTCGATCATCTTCTGGTGGGACGGTCGAGTTCCGCCGCGAAAAAAGCTGACGCGGTTTTCAAGATCTCATTAGCCCTGCGTAGCTCCTTAATCTCTTTCCGCAGCCGCTTCAGTTCGTCAGCCGTTGACTCGCCGGCGCCAATCTCAACATCGGATGAGACCATATTCGGCTTCAGCCAATCGTTGAGCGTGTGCGCTGGAATGCCGAGCTTTTCACCGATCTCTACGGCTGCACCCCATTTCGAACACCCTTCGAGCTCAACGAGGTCCTCAGCCAAACGCACTGCCTTGGCCTTGAACTCGTCACTGTACTTCCTTGGCATGATTCCAATCCTTCTCTAGAAATGATCGGAACTAAACCCAGGACACTTCAGTGGCACTGGGGCTTCCCACCCTGGGGTGGGTGGAGGCGGTGGATCTGAGGTATTTGTCGGGGGCCAAGTCGGGGAAGCAACCGAAGGACCCGCGGGTGATCTATCGCAGTGGGCAGTTGAGGTCTGACCTCGTCCAGGAGCGCAATGGCGTTGCAACTGTCCATCCGATTCAAGTGCTGTTCGACATCTACCGCTACTACGGCAGACTCGAAGCGCTGGTGCCCTTGGAGCATGTGCGTTTCCACCAGCGCATTTCCCAGGAAGCGTTGCTGGATGCGGTCCAAAGCATGTTGCCCAGGGCGAACGGGATTCGGGGGTTTGAGGAATTGGTGGGGTGGAGTGCGGGGACGTCGCAAAGCCCCCTGGAGACGATTGGCCGCGACGCGGTGCTACAGGCGGAAATTCCAGAGGTGCATTCCATTCAGTTCCAGGTTCGGTTCGAATACGCCGGAGCGTTCGGCGAGTACCGCGCAGCAGTGGTGGACGCGCTCATCAACGGGTGGCTCGTCGTGGAGTTCGACGGCCGCCTGAAGTACGACGGGACGTATGGAGCGCCTACCGATGTGATGCTCGCCGAGTTGGAGCGCCAGAAGCAGCTTCAAAGTCTGGGGCTCACCGTCATTCGGGCAGGTTGGCGCGATGTGATGGCGGGCAAGCTTGTCAGCGATATCCGTCGCCTTCTCCGCGCCCACCCCAAAGCCGCGTGATCAGGAATG encodes:
- a CDS encoding ribose-5-phosphate isomerase; the protein is MRIYLGADHAGFERKNEIAEHLKAAGHEVIDCGAHEYDAADDYPAFCIAAAEKTVADPSSLGIVLGGSGNGEQIAANKVKGARCALAWSVETAQLAREHNNAQLIGIGGRMHSLEEALAIVDAFVGITPDHQVEERHQRRIDILARYEETGETEAIPAPKTL
- a CDS encoding DsbA family protein; the encoded protein is MTEQVTFWFDVACPFCWQTSRWMKEVEKVRDVNIEWIPMSLSVLNDGADIPADYAKAMEANWGPARVFAKVKAEAPEKVDELYTAMGTLVHPGGEGGKKGYGAYDEIIAKALDEVGLDASFADVANTEEYDEKLRGYHQGAMDAVGDEVGTPVIKLGDTAFFGPVITRVPEGEEAGKLFDHAVGLADFPYFFELKRSRTEAPQV
- a CDS encoding IS3 family transposase (programmed frameshift), which encodes MPRKYSDEFKAKAVRLAEDLVELEGCSKWGAAVEIGEKLGIPAHTLNDWLKPNMVSSDVEIGAGESTADELKRLRKEIKELRRANEILKTAFSFFRGGTRPSHQKMIEYIDAYRDRFGVEAICRTLKETECGFITSRGYRAAKTRAPSARSLSDALLIPELVRVYEDNFSVYGIRKMWKAMQRAGWNIGRDQTARLMKQAGIYGRRRGRTPMTTLRANVPDCRPDLVNRDFTAPAPHRLWVADITYVRTLSGFAYTAFITDVYSRKIVGVATRASMRTDELPLEAFEHALYHAGDLRSEGLVHHSDRGSQYVSIRYGEALAQAGIDPSVGTVGDSYDNALAETVNGLYKTELIYPHRPWASVGEVEIATLRWVHWWNNQRLHQSLGYITPQEMEDAYYQRSGAQTLGVK